One Ahaetulla prasina isolate Xishuangbanna chromosome 1, ASM2864084v1, whole genome shotgun sequence DNA window includes the following coding sequences:
- the LOC131188436 gene encoding heterogeneous nuclear ribonucleoprotein M-like → MAAVVSGSVSAAGLESGPKMAESGVVPGGGLGSGGPANGAGNGIADGGSKSEGDWPSQTEKRKERNAKRGGGSRFEPYPSPSSKRYRAFITNIPFDVKWQYLKDLVKEKVGEVTYVELLMDAEGKSRVSLRELFFCGFLTT, encoded by the exons ATGGCGGCGGTCGTGTCTGGCTCAGTCTCGGCGGCGGGTTTGGAAAGCGGTCCCAAAATGGCGGAGAGCGGAGTCGTTCCCGGAGGCGGCTTGGGCTCAGGAGGACCGGCGAACGGGGCGGGCAACGGCATCGCCGACGGAGGCTCCAAGAG TGAAGGCGATTGGCCCAGCCAGAccgagaaaaggaaagaaagaaatgccaaGCGGGGAGGAGGGAGTCGCTTTGAGCCGTACCCCAGCCCTTCTTCGAAAAGATACCGAGCCTTCATCACCAACATCCCTTTTGACGTCAAGTGGCAGTACCTGAAGGACCTGGTCAAAGAGAAAG TTGGTGAGGTAACATACGTGGAGCTCTTAATGGACGCTGAAGGAAAGTCAAGGGTAAGTCTCCGAGAGCTTTTCTTCTGTGGATTTTTAACTACATGA